The genomic region TCCCCATACATATAATAACCACACCAAAAAGTCTAACAAGTATAAGCATAATTACACCTCCTATTTCCCCTAATTATACCCTACACACTACAAAGTTTCAAATTTGGTGTTCGGCGTCTACGCAGGTATATGGCTATAATGGAATCCAAAAGGGGCGGGGGTATCCTGCCTGTAAGTTCATGTTAAAGGCAAGATAAAATGGGAAGATTTTAAACTGTGCAGGGTGGAATGTAGAATATTAAAAATTATGCTTGGTCTAAATGTCGTCTTAGTTCATCCAATCTCTTATCTTGAAGCCTTAATCCTTCTCCAAATATTGCATCTCTTAAGTAATCTTCTCTATCAATAAGACCCATAAAATAATTATATACAGGTGTTCTTTCTTCTAAATTATACAAATTTAGAATAAAAACTCTATCTCCAAACTCATTGTTTCTAAAATGTTTCCTTAATATTTCTTCTTCGTCATCTGGCATATTAACTACAACTATTGCCACTTCCTTCATAGGGTTGAGTTTAGCAATTCTGCTATTACAAAATTCATCTACAACATTTTTTAAGTTACGTCTTTCTTTTCCGAAAAATCTTGCACCCATATCAAACAAGGCTGGGACTATTTCGCTTTTGGAAAAGGTAGTAGTACCAGAAACTATTTTGTCAGCAGGTGAGTAAGCTACAGATGTTTTGTCAAAGGTTGGTTTTAGTGCATTTATTGTAATCGGTCGTAAAACGGCAAAATCTCTCCCCATTTCACCAGCAAAACTTAATGCTTCTGCAGAAAGTTTTAATCGTCTAAACCGTTCCACGGGATGCACTGTTGGTTCCTTAGGGTCATGAGTTATAGCCTCTGTTGCAGTAAGAATAGCTAATCCTCCATCTGGAAATATGCTTCCTCCTAAAACTCGTCTTACCTCTTTTAAAGCATCATGTCCTTGTTCAGCAGTCATAATTCTATATCCTATCACACTTGCTGAAAGCACAATATCAAATCTACCATCTTCAAATGGAAGGTCTGTTGCATCTGCCAAGTGGACATTTAAGCCTTCTTCTCGTGCGGTTTCATATAATTCTTGATTTGGTTCAACCCCTTCGATATTTTCAAGTGGAATATCTGGCCATCTTCTATGAATTTCTCTAATGAGATATGCTCTACCAAACCCAACATCAAGAATTCGTAATCTAGAACGTTCTTCAGAAGTTAAAGAATTAAGCACCTGTTCTAAATATGGGATTATCATATATTCTTGTTGGCGGGATAAGGTTTTACCTATTGTAAACAAACCTGGTGCCTCTGTTGCTTCAATTATTTGTGGCCATCTTTCAAGAGAAAAAGGCTCCAAACTACCCCAAAGAGTCTGCTGGGCTATTAAACATCTGTTTTGTGTCGTATTTACAAACCGTTTTAACCTCTCAAGGCGATATTTACTATCAATGCTTCGAACAGTAAGTGTTTTAACTGGTTTTTCTACTTGGTCTCTGAATTGGTCTTCAAAATTCTCCAATAGAAACCATTCTCCTTCGATATAACCACCTAATGGAAATGGATTCATTCGAATAAGTATTGCCACATTATCTTCTGGAGCACCAATTCGAAACAGCCGAAATTCTTCATCCTGTCTCTCTATGATTGTTTCTTTTCCCGTATCACGTATATCAGTAATAATTTCTTCTAGGGTTTGTTCCCATTCTACTCTATCAGTAGGAGCATCTTGAACAAGTTGTGAGCTTGTCAAACCTGCCTCAGGATTAATCTGTGCAAGCCATTCTGGGACACCAATATCTCCATCAAATATTCTAGGAGGATATTCAGCACGAAGCTGATTATAAATGTCGTATCCGTAAAGAAAGATTGCATATACACTTCTTCCTTCTGATATAGTTTTATAATCTGCTACTAGCCTCAAAAGAGGAGTACCCGAATGTGTTTGAAAATGTTGAATTCTAAGACTGGTTGGACTAATTGGAATACTATCTTTATCAGATGGGAATAAACCTCCTACAATTTCTCTTTGATGAGTGTCAGTGCGTCTAATTACCTTTGAAATATCCCCTGCATCAGCTAGCGTGTGTAATGCTTGCTCAATACCACCAATACTCAAATTGCTAAATACCGCCTTGTCTACTTGCATTTGTGGAAAGATATCAAATGCCTCAGGAACACTAATCCAAATACTTAAAATTCCTATTACTTTATTTTCCTGAAAGATAGTAACATCAACCATTCGACCATCTTTGTCTTCTGCAAATTTGGTATATATAGTTGACTCCTCTTTTCCCTCTATTATAACCTGTCTTAGTTCTTGTTTCATTTGTGTCTGATTAGTAGTATGTCTATGTTTAGTTATTATTAGTAATATTTTTTTGATTTCTTCATTTTTTGAATCATACTTAACAATTAACTCCATTAAAACGATTATAGCTGTATCAATACTAACTACATAACGTTCATCTAATAACCCTGCCATTAGGTGGTCATACGCATCTTGATAGTTTTTAGCTTCAACTGCACGATAAGCTGATGCAAAAGGCTCAACTTGTGCAAGCATTGGAATTACCTTTTCCCTACTCGCCCTCGCTTGCCTTGATACTGTCTGCTGTATATCTCTAACCATTGAAAAGGCTGCCTCATCTACAAAGACCATTAGGTCGTCACATCTATGAATATATGTTGCTGGAACTTCTGGTGTAGGTTCATTACTCATAATAAGATATAAAGATAATGCCTTTGATTCTCCTGAAGCAAGAACAATTATAATATCATCTTCATCAGGATATCCCGTACTTATGGCATGCGTTGGAACATCTATAACACCTGCTCCTCCCACCGTTTGTTCAAAAACCTCTCTATTCTGGGCCTTTGCTGGCTCGGTAAGCTCTGTATAATGTGTAACCCTTTGAGTAAATGGTGTGCCTCGTTTAAGAAACGCAAGATGAACATCTTGATTACCTTCTCCTTCTTCTGCTGGTCCTATCCCATATACTCTTATTATCTTTCTTCCTTCTTCTCTGGCCTTTCTAAATATATCTTCATAATCCTCTGCTGCTTGACGGGGATTCTCATGAAGAGCATTTATAAAATACACAGCTGATTCAGGAATACCTAATTTTCTATAGGTCTGTTGCATATAATATCCGTAACTCAATTCTTTAACTACAGAACCTAATTGTGAACCAAATATTGCTTCAAGATTATTACAAAATTCACCTAATGTCTCTG from bacterium harbors:
- a CDS encoding methyltransferase domain-containing protein, which translates into the protein MIAGLFLLNSTVYGIDLCNESHLRVPSAFQNPEDLRRLKDALLELSNEDVGDVIREDLETSLIGIPFPEDSTPQEKEEIRRQRRTMVQHFPTVDGSRFGLEGEFRVVPINDLLRRTAHMAHIGLSDSYGETVIYLDMDLYNAFFDATSVSTKTVFELDIQAGGTSINHELRTIALYTQAIERGRFEGDFKGVRREIALGGVTSVADLREWMRNNPREAYELNEMIHNEANETEGCDIEPFYRDSRFIEGRIDEGSVEKLRAEFPLWQEGDAIPSEHTPSVAASTTLVDKAQMELSVVIPEHVALEAKVITIDWGGTLTPTDNSNIVPLDDFLMDSLLTIELLLLADDELTIHIVSGGKVQDNINKILELSPRFVLLRGERFRVHERVADKAQQVRDILSQTNMSEDCVVAIGNNETVDGSMALNDGHFVKVFPHTRSVDPTALDVLGHILDVKSHTRFNRTDSVSSTFNPDQIPVGQWENAGALVSVPIDDWNMRSPDEIFDDGYYAEQAAFRQDLSTRLPHGEAVVAILAQIDQARELQKGIGNGICYKWSCATAYVLKGLPYIEDVKVMRTKDDAQTWLAVKFEGDGWYAFDRINGHFVKYRENKFGVYLPLAEAQAVAGYFSARDSIELIFSDEEQLLDRVTAYVPDREFLRGIRESASFAQAAPLDNSQREKTIKRTKVQQDKMEMSHKAAEYFVGRLAEQLEAGEKLLVVFPTGRTPEYFYDLLPEYIDRLIGREIWEGLVRDGTIQFCNLDEYVFPVPEGVSETLRHPETLGEFCNNLEAIFGSQLGSVVKELSYGYYMQQTYRKLGIPESAVYFINALHENPRQAAEDYEDIFRKAREEGRKIIRVYGIGPAEEGEGNQDVHLAFLKRGTPFTQRVTHYTELTEPAKAQNREVFEQTVGGAGVIDVPTHAISTGYPDEDDIIIVLASGESKALSLYLIMSNEPTPEVPATYIHRCDDLMVFVDEAAFSMVRDIQQTVSRQARASREKVIPMLAQVEPFASAYRAVEAKNYQDAYDHLMAGLLDERYVVSIDTAIIVLMELIVKYDSKNEEIKKILLIITKHRHTTNQTQMKQELRQVIIEGKEESTIYTKFAEDKDGRMVDVTIFQENKVIGILSIWISVPEAFDIFPQMQVDKAVFSNLSIGGIEQALHTLADAGDISKVIRRTDTHQREIVGGLFPSDKDSIPISPTSLRIQHFQTHSGTPLLRLVADYKTISEGRSVYAIFLYGYDIYNQLRAEYPPRIFDGDIGVPEWLAQINPEAGLTSSQLVQDAPTDRVEWEQTLEEIITDIRDTGKETIIERQDEEFRLFRIGAPEDNVAILIRMNPFPLGGYIEGEWFLLENFEDQFRDQVEKPVKTLTVRSIDSKYRLERLKRFVNTTQNRCLIAQQTLWGSLEPFSLERWPQIIEATEAPGLFTIGKTLSRQQEYMIIPYLEQVLNSLTSEERSRLRILDVGFGRAYLIREIHRRWPDIPLENIEGVEPNQELYETAREEGLNVHLADATDLPFEDGRFDIVLSASVIGYRIMTAEQGHDALKEVRRVLGGSIFPDGGLAILTATEAITHDPKEPTVHPVERFRRLKLSAEALSFAGEMGRDFAVLRPITINALKPTFDKTSVAYSPADKIVSGTTTFSKSEIVPALFDMGARFFGKERRNLKNVVDEFCNSRIAKLNPMKEVAIVVVNMPDDEEEILRKHFRNNEFGDRVFILNLYNLEERTPVYNYFMGLIDREDYLRDAIFGEGLRLQDKRLDELRRHLDQA